The Longimicrobium sp. DNA window GAGCGCTTCATCCGCCGCCTGGCCGCGATGGACGTGTCGTTGCTGGCCATCGACGAGGCGCACTGCGTCAGCGAGTGGGGGCACGACTTCCGCCCGTCGTACCTGCGGCTGGGCGAGGTGCGCCACGCCCTGGGCGACCCGCCCATCGCCGCGCTCACCGCCACGGCCACCGAGGAGGTGCGGCGCGACATCGTCCGCCAGCTCTCGCTTCGCGACGCGGCCACGCTGGTCACCGGGTTTGACCGGCGCAACTTGGTGTGGCACGTCCTGCGCGCCAAGAACGACAGCGAAAAGGACCGCCTCCTCCTCAAGCTCCTGCGCGGGCGCGAGGGATCGGCCATCGTGTACGCCTCCACGCGCAAGAACGTGGACGCGCTCACGGCGCTCCTGCGCGGCACGGGGATCGACGCGGTGGGCTACCACGCCGGCATCCAGGACCTGGAGCGGAAGCGCATCCAGGAGCGCTTCATGAGCGGCGCCGCGCAGGTGGTGGTGGCCACCAACGCCTTCGGGATGGGGATCGACAAGCCCGACGTCCGCATCGTGGTGCACTACAACATGCCCGGCAACCTGGAGGCGTATTATCAGGAGGCCGGCCGCGCCGGGCGCGACGGGGGCCCCTCCGACTGCGTCCTCCTGCACTCGTACGCGGACCGCTTCACCCACGAGTTCTTCATCGAGACCGCCAACCCCCCCCGCCGCGCGGTGGAGGCGATGATGGACGCCGTGCGCCGCGGGGCCGACGCGTCCGGCGTGTGCTCCGTGGGCCTCGTGGAGCTGGGGCGGATCGTGCCGGGGATCAAGGGCGACCGCATGGCCGGCTCCGCCCTGCGCGTGCTGGAGCAGTTCGGCCTCGTGCGTCCGCTGGGTCCCGCGGGCTCGGGCGTGCGCGTGCGGCTGGTGGCGCGGCCGGACCGCATCTCGCGCGAGCTGGCGGGGCGCACGGCGGAGCTGGAGCTGCTGCGCACCATCTGGCGGCGGGGCGGGGGAGAGGCGTCGTACCGCGGCACCGAGCTGGAGTGGGGGATGCTCGGCATCCCCGGCGGCCGCGGCGAGGCGATGCGCCTGCTGGATGGGCTGCAGGACGGCGGCTTCCTGGAGTGGGGCCAGGCGGGGGGTGACGGCATCTGGGTGCTGGACCGCACCACCCCGATCAACCGCCTCCCCATCGACTGGCGCACGCTGGATTCCAAGCGCGAGCGCGACCTGCGCAAGCTGCAAAAGGTGCAGGCGTACGGCTACACCGAGGAGTGCCGGCGCGGCTTCGTGCTGCGCTACTTCGGCGACCCGGCCGCCATGCGCGAGTGCGGCGCCTGCGACAACTGCCTGCGCGCGGGCGGGCGCCCCGCCGTGGCCGGCGCCGGCGCGTCCGAGGCGGTGGACCTGGGCACCTCCTCCACCCGCCGCGGCCCCTCGCGCACGGCTCGCCGCACCGACCTCCTGGACCGCCTCCGCGAGCTGCGCGGCGAGCTGGCGCGGCGCCACGACCTGCCGGTCCTGATGGTCTTCTCGGAGGAGGTGCTGAAGTCGCTGGCCGAGTACGCCCCCGCCACCCCGGAGGAGGTGCTGCGCATCCCCGGCGTCACCACCGCGCTGCTGGACCGCTGGGGCGCGCCGCTGATGGACGTCCTCTCCGCCTTCTCAACGGAAAACAACGGTCGCCGCATCGGCCGCCGCGCCCCCGCCGAGCCCGCCCCCAAGCGCGCCGAAGTCGCACCGCCCTCCGCCGAGGAGGCCGACCTGTACGGCCGCCTCAAGGCGTTGCGCTCGAAGCTCGCCAAGGAGGCGAGCCTCCCCTCGTACTGCATCTTCCCGGACAAGACGCTGATCGAGCTCGCGCGCCGCCGCCCCGGCGACGACGCGGAGATGCTGGAGGTGCCGGGGGTGGGGCCCGCGAAGCTGGAGAAGTACGGGGAGGCGTTCCTGGAGGTGCTGCGGGAGGGGTGAGGGGGGCCCGGTGGCCCTCACCCGGCAGCTTACAGCTGCCACCCTCTCCCACAAACTGCCGTGGGAGAGGGGACTTGGGCGTCTGTGTGGGTTCTCATATTCTGGCGAGGAGGCGGGATGGAGAGGAAGCGGGTGCGGGGGACGACGCCGGAGCTGGAGGCGCGGGCGCGCGAGCTGAGGCGTGCGCCGACCAAGGCCGAGAAACGGCTGTGGAACTACCTGCGCGGCTGGAATTTGGCGAAGTTCAGGCGGCAGCACGCGGTTGATCGCTTCATCCTGGATTTCTACTGTGCCTCCGCGAAGCTCTGCGTGGAAGTCGACGGCGACATCCACCACGAGCAGCAGGAACGTGATGCCGTGCGTACCGAGTTCCTGAACGCCCGCGGCATCCACGTCGTTCGCTTCCGCAACGAGGAAGTCATCGACGACCCACGCTCCGTCCTGCGCCGCATCGAAGCCGTCCTGAAAACCCGCAGTCCCCGCTGATCCACCCCCCGCTCTGCCGCCCGCCAGACGCGCAGGCCCCAAGTCCCCTCTCCCACGGCTGTTTGTGGGAGAGGGTGGCAGCTGTAAGCTGCCGGGTGAGGGCCCGCCGGGTGAGGCCCCCCCGCCTTCCATCCCGGCCCCCTCCTCGGTACACTTCGTCAACGTTGACGGAACACCCGGGCGGCAGCATTGTACCGAAGAAATGGCGAAAGACAGGGCAATCTTCCAGGACGAGCGGGGGAGGGGGTGGCTGGTGGAGATCCTCTACGGGCACCCGGCACCCACCGAGCGCGGGTTCTACGGCGCGCGCTTCCTCTGCCCCGAGGACCCCGCCGAGCCGCCGCGGGTGGGGTACGTGGAGATGGACGCCGTGGCGGAGGACGACGAGGAGCTCCTGCGGGAGGCGCTCGCGGAGTCCGAGCCGGCGCGCGAGGTGGGTGAGGAAGAGTGCTGAGTCCTAAGTGCTGAGTCCTAAGTGCTAAGTGCTGAGTGGAACTTCTGTTCAGGACTTGGCACTTAGCACTTGGCACTTCTGTTTCGCCCGTGCCCGTATCCCGCTCCCCCGTTAGATGAAACAGCAACGTTCCGCCGTCGAGCTGTTCCTGGAACCCGCCGCCGCCGAGCTGGTGCGGCGGGAGATCGCACGCGCCCGCGGCAACGAGGTGTGCTTCGTGGCGCGCGTGGGCGAGGGCGGCGCCGTTACGGAGCCGCGCGTCATCGCCCGCGGCGGGCCGTCGGCGGTGCTGGCGCTGGTGAAGTCGCCCGAGGCGGGAGGGCTGCTCATCCACAACCACCCCTCCGGCGTGCTGGAGCCCTCCGAGGCGGACTTCCAGGTCGCCGCGCGGGTGTGGGAGATGGGGCTGGGCTCCGCCATCGTCGACAACGACGCGAGCGAGCTGTACGTCATCGTGGAGCCGCCCGACGCCAGCGAGTGCACCCCGCTCGACCTGGACGCGCTCGACCGCGACCTGGGCCCCGGCGGAGCGCTCGCCTCGCGCCACCCGCGCTACGAGGACCGGCCGCAGCAGCGCGAGCTGGCGCGCATGATCGGGGCGCTCTACAACGAGGGTGGCGTCGGGATCGCGGAGGCGGGGACGGGGACGGGGAAGTCGGTGGCGTACCTCCTTCCCGCCATCCGCTGGGCGGTTCTCAACGGCGAGCGCACGCTGGTGTCCACCAACACCATCAACCTCCAGGAACAGCTCGTCGACAAGGACCTCCCCATGCTGCGGCGCGCGCTGGGGATCCCCTTCCGCTTCACCCTGGTGAAGGGGCGGCGCAACTACGTCTCCGTGCGGCGCGCGCTGCTGGCGCGGGACAACGCGGCGGCGCTTTTCGACGCGGAGAAGCAGGCGGAGCTGGCCGGGATCGTGGAGTGGCTGGGGAAGACGGCGGATGGATCGCTCTCCGACCTCTCGTTCCGCCCCTCGGCCGAGGTGTGGGACGAGGTGTCGTCGGAGAGCGACGTGTGCCTGCGGGCGAAGTGCCCCAACTTCGAGGACTGCTTTTACCAGCGCGCCCGGCGCGAGGCCTCCTCGGCGGACATCGTGGTCTCCAACCACCACCTCCTCTTCAGCGATCTCGCCGTACGGCGCGCGCAGGGGAACTACTCCTCTCCCGCCGTCCTTCCGCACTACAAGCGGCTGGTGCTGGACGAGGCGCACAACCTGGAGGAGGCGGCGACGAGCCATCTCGGGGCCACCGTGTCCCGCCGTGGCCTGTTCCGGACGCTGCGAAGGCTGGAGCATCGGGGGAAGGGGCTGCTCCCGGCCTTCCGCGGCGCGCTGGGGGCGGTGAAGAACGACCTGCTGGCCCGGGCCGCGCTCGACACGATCGAGGAGCGGCTCCTCCCGTCGCTGGAGGGGGCGCGGGAGCGGGCGGCGGCGGTGTTCTCCTTCCTCAACGACGTCTTCAACTCCGGCGAGCCGCTGGCGCGGCTGGACGACCACTTCGCCGCGCACCCCGTGTGGCCGCTGGGGCTGGACGACGCGCTCTCCGGCCTGCTGGACAACCTCCAGTCGATGCTGGCGGGGATGGAGCTCCTTCGCGAGCGCGTCGCTACCGACGACGAGCTGCGCCGCAACCTGGAGCCGCAGCTGATGGAGCTGCGCGGTGCCGCCAACCGAGTGGAGGGCGCCGCGGACGGCCTGCGCATGGCCCTCCGCCCCGGCGAGGAGCGCGTCAAGATGGTGCGCTGGATGGAGCGGCAGGCGGCGCGGGAGAGCCGCGAGGGG harbors:
- a CDS encoding ATP-dependent DNA helicase RecQ → MLTEPFHPAVEDPLEEAREVLRRHWGYPDFRPGQDQAVRNVLAGADSLTIMPTGGGKSLCYQVPAMMLPGLTVVVSPLISLMKDQVDSLARVGLPATFINSSLSPDEMSMRMLAAESGQLKLLYVAPERFDGERFIRRLAAMDVSLLAIDEAHCVSEWGHDFRPSYLRLGEVRHALGDPPIAALTATATEEVRRDIVRQLSLRDAATLVTGFDRRNLVWHVLRAKNDSEKDRLLLKLLRGREGSAIVYASTRKNVDALTALLRGTGIDAVGYHAGIQDLERKRIQERFMSGAAQVVVATNAFGMGIDKPDVRIVVHYNMPGNLEAYYQEAGRAGRDGGPSDCVLLHSYADRFTHEFFIETANPPRRAVEAMMDAVRRGADASGVCSVGLVELGRIVPGIKGDRMAGSALRVLEQFGLVRPLGPAGSGVRVRLVARPDRISRELAGRTAELELLRTIWRRGGGEASYRGTELEWGMLGIPGGRGEAMRLLDGLQDGGFLEWGQAGGDGIWVLDRTTPINRLPIDWRTLDSKRERDLRKLQKVQAYGYTEECRRGFVLRYFGDPAAMRECGACDNCLRAGGRPAVAGAGASEAVDLGTSSTRRGPSRTARRTDLLDRLRELRGELARRHDLPVLMVFSEEVLKSLAEYAPATPEEVLRIPGVTTALLDRWGAPLMDVLSAFSTENNGRRIGRRAPAEPAPKRAEVAPPSAEEADLYGRLKALRSKLAKEASLPSYCIFPDKTLIELARRRPGDDAEMLEVPGVGPAKLEKYGEAFLEVLREG
- a CDS encoding DUF559 domain-containing protein is translated as MERKRVRGTTPELEARARELRRAPTKAEKRLWNYLRGWNLAKFRRQHAVDRFILDFYCASAKLCVEVDGDIHHEQQERDAVRTEFLNARGIHVVRFRNEEVIDDPRSVLRRIEAVLKTRSPR
- a CDS encoding helicase C-terminal domain-containing protein, translating into MKQQRSAVELFLEPAAAELVRREIARARGNEVCFVARVGEGGAVTEPRVIARGGPSAVLALVKSPEAGGLLIHNHPSGVLEPSEADFQVAARVWEMGLGSAIVDNDASELYVIVEPPDASECTPLDLDALDRDLGPGGALASRHPRYEDRPQQRELARMIGALYNEGGVGIAEAGTGTGKSVAYLLPAIRWAVLNGERTLVSTNTINLQEQLVDKDLPMLRRALGIPFRFTLVKGRRNYVSVRRALLARDNAAALFDAEKQAELAGIVEWLGKTADGSLSDLSFRPSAEVWDEVSSESDVCLRAKCPNFEDCFYQRARREASSADIVVSNHHLLFSDLAVRRAQGNYSSPAVLPHYKRLVLDEAHNLEEAATSHLGATVSRRGLFRTLRRLEHRGKGLLPAFRGALGAVKNDLLARAALDTIEERLLPSLEGARERAAAVFSFLNDVFNSGEPLARLDDHFAAHPVWPLGLDDALSGLLDNLQSMLAGMELLRERVATDDELRRNLEPQLMELRGAANRVEGAADGLRMALRPGEERVKMVRWMERQAARESREGNLTLNAAPLDLSAVLRESVFEQVPTVILTSATLSTQEKDFRFVRQRLGLSDAFEQEHPVAEAVFPSPFDYPRQALLAVPTDLPLPAGDADPRHDEATVRAVLEHARISDGGLFVLFTSYRALRHVASELRRRRADLEWPLFVHGEGPRAQLVERFAVSGRGILLGTTSFWEGVDVPGSALRGLVIPKLPFKVPGEPVTAARIEAIERAGGNSFVSYMLPSAAIRLKQGFGRLIRSTGDHGVVLVLDGRVAKKSYGRYFIDSLPPAPVVKGPWREVKEAMLRFYGERLEARRAG